The following DNA comes from Pomacea canaliculata isolate SZHN2017 linkage group LG10, ASM307304v1, whole genome shotgun sequence.
tattttctttaaaagtccGAAATTTGCACTAGTGACTGTTAGTGACCGTTAGCACTAAGATGCACGACTGCTGGTGTCCCATGTTGAGAGTAAATAATAGTTGAATGGACAAAGGGATGgatgttctttaaaaaagatgttattGTAGTATGAGTGCATGTAAACTTTCATATAAGCTATTGCGTGTTTTTGTGCATTAAATTTctctttcacatcttttttgtaaagagaaaaagtcCTGACATTCACACTTGTTAAAGAAGAACTGGCTTGCAGAAAAATGATTGTCTAATACATTATCGGTTTaaatttcttgtgtttgtttgtgtcttttcaacttgttcattaattttatttacttagtttTTGTCTGGACTGTTACAGATGTGACAGTTGTAAGTCAGGATTTGTGGACTACGAGAGTCTGATGAGCAAGTCGGCCAAGAGAATCGCCACACCTGTACTCCGGGTACTCCAACGTGAGTTTGCGATAAGGGGTGATGTCGGGGGTGGGGAACTTGCAGGTGGAGGTACTGGAGCACGTGATTCCTCACGTTTGTCTTTAGTTTGCAGCCCTTACATTGGCAGTGAAAACAGTCTGAGAAATTCTGTTTCTTTCAGGTGGTAGTGGTTATTTTCAAAACGTTAAACTTTGTGTGTGGTTCGCGGTCTAAACTTCATGCACTTTAGcctcgtgtgcggacgttttgccgacggacgtttcgccgcgggacgtttcgccgcaattatgtcagaaagagagagaagagagagagaggagagatgagagagagagagaagagagagagagagaggaagagagagatgagagagagagagagagagagagagagagagagattacttacttctcaaagaatgaagtaactagattacacaataattctttatttcaaacaaattttacacacagacttcacagacagttctcttgattgtcacagattatgcgcaacagctttgagaaaaaacattgatacaatggcgagagaaatgttgAGCTAACGTTTGACATGAgagagatagtgagagagagttcactgatacattgatacaatggcgagagaaatgtgtgagctaatgGCGTCACACACTTCGACTTCGGCTAAAGTCCCGctgtgaaatgccgaaatgaagtgccccgcgccgaaacgtctggcggcgaaacgtccggtcggcaaaacgtccgcctccgaaacgtccggcgacgaaacgtccgtcggcgaaaagtccgtgtaccttTAGCCTACCCTATATAGGGTTTTCGTGACCTCGTGACCGCAAATAATTAACTAGGTTAAGATGAAGGCCGTCGCTTAAAATTGGGTAAAAATATTCTGGTCGTCTACCACGcttgtaattttatttacagcGTTTCTGAAAACATTCTAGTTCTTTCTAATGAATAACTTTGCCAGGGAATATTATGATAACACTTGTCAGAATTAGTGATGCAGTTCATCCCTctaaagagaaggaagatgatATGTGTAGGTGGCCGAAAGTTACGGTGAGAATTGCAATCACTGTGTCCTCTCGATGGGCGTCGACGGccaacagatttttaaaaaaaagacaaagcacaATAAGCTAGACATTTCCTGATGATAATTACAGGTTTTTTATGAGTGCAGCTTATCACTGTACAGTTGGTTCCCCTTCCACGTTTGTACAACTGTACTGCAATCTATGAGCATTGTGCTCTTGTCCACCTGCACACGAGACCTCCGCCACTCAGTCCATCTGCAATGTACTTACTGTTTATCTATGTAGCCACGAGTAACAGCTCATTTCACTTCAAACTCTTCctatttacaataataacaccaccagcagcaacaatCACATCTTTCTAATCGTCGGCGGaggtgaagaaagaataaaagaaagcaaagttcCACCTTTGTTAATTCAAGCTAAGAGCTCACTGTCGCACAATATGTATTCAGTTAAAGATAGCATCAGGAGGCTATCACAATGTCAGATGTAATGACTGTAATGCCATTGAATACAGCTCAATGTGTTAGAATACCAAACACGTTAAATGTGACAATTTCACTTTTCCAGAATACCAGACGGACACAACCAACATCTGCATGGGTGGCGGGTCACCTGACCCTGCGACATTCCCCATTGCTGAGCTGCAGTTTAAACTCAAGTAAACTCTTGTTGGTGTTTGCTGACCACAGTAAACATTTTACTGTGTTTACTGTAGACAATTTACTGTGAATTACTGCTGTTGTTAGCTAGACAAAGTTAATTATTTGTGTCTGGAAgctactttaattttttttaatacttttttcccCCGACAGGGTGGTTGAATATTACTCAGTCGACATCTAATATGAAGTCGTAAATAAGCTCCTGCTGTGTCATAAGCAGATGACTCAGTTCTGTATGAATGCTTCATTGAGGGTATCATGCCTTATCagccttcatttgtttttagtttcagTGAAGACTTTACACCAAATAAACGGTCCTTTTATTTAGAGGAGGCTAACTATTATAGTTTTACGTTAATAgattacattttagaaaattaaatagTTTCGCAAGGTGTGTTGATATTACATGTTCAtattgcgcgcgcacacacacaaaaacaaacaaacaaacacacaaacaaacacacacacacacacacacacacacaattacacacgTAATACCACCACCCCATCTCAGtacaaggaaaaatattttctccttctttttcaaaacaaatgcGTACGAAACAATTTTTAGAACATTTGAAGTTTCACACCTTTATCCTACAACTCTGTGTAGAGACGGCACAGTCCTACAAGTGGACCCCGACACCCTCGCTGCAGCCGGCGTGCAAGTGGACGGTCTGGGGGGCCGCGAGAGGGTAGGGGTCGTACACAAGTGGTGGTTGTTAggtttgttttacttaaaataatctttttcttaACCACGATACATTCTTGGGGTCAACGGTAATCGTGACCGGCCACGGTTGCTCCCTTCCATTTGGAGCCTCATCAACAAGTTtaagaaatacataaaattcCTGAAAAATTGAGAAGTGTGTttcatttctgaaaacaaaacaaaattcatgaaGATTTGAGGAAGCGGATATCCGATTCGTGCTTTTGTATAGTTGCCATTGCTGTAGCTCATGAAGACATCGCCTTTTTGAAATATCGCCCAATcgtcactttctgttttcttgacaaatccagatgtgattaaaagaaagaaaaaaataatattatatttctcCTACCTCTTCGCCTATAAAATGCCACCGAAATATGTTTTGTGCTCCGTTCAGCGATTTTCTTCCGTTGAACTGAGCACTCCATATGGGTGCCTTTAAAAACAATGACCGCCCCAAGTACATTGTTTACTTTAATATACATGCTGATTGCTTTACTACTAATATCCAAAATTACACTATTATATgtaaagaattatttatttctcaaaaGATTACTGATTTGCTGTAGTAAGTGCTCGTAAACTCAAGTCTATTCAAAACCTTGATCTCGTGTgttgattaattaatttatttatttcaggatGGAAGAATTGATTGACTTGTTGATagagtttcaaagaaaagtgcACAACCCGCCATCACTCCGAGAAAACCATCCCGGGCAGATGAAGCTATCTCTGACCCCATGAGCAAAGGAGGCATATTAGCACTGATTTAGTAAGTTGGACAGTGTGATTTTGATAGTAAACAGAGGGGCACCGCACTCCTTGATTGAAGGTTAACATGTTagtcaaaatcaaataaagGGAAGTAAATGGAAAGCCATGGAAGCAAAAGCAAGTTCATTCtttaattgttaaaaatgtgtttgcctGTGCGTGCAttgacaaagacaaaagaaatgcattggataaaaacatattttaacagatcAGAAGGCAAGAACAATGGCAAAACCTGCTGCCCTGTAGTGCACCTCCTCTCCCTTTCTATTTGTTAAACAGCGGTCCTTTAGATACTTCAAAAAATCTGGAAGTAGTCAtgtaaatgaagacaaatttAACTGAGAACGCCCACACCTATTCGTCCTGTGTGGTGTGTTTTATTGCGTCACCATTCCTTACGGGCAGTCATCcgacagaaaacagaaaggtACACCTAACTTTAGAAGTCTCCTTGTTCAGTCTTGTGTGCGACTACGGCGTCACGAATTTTGAGGCTGAGGTTAAAACAGCCTCTGATGTAGTCAGATGTAGTGCatgacattcattttattttcattgatttcaaTGGCTTTGCTGCCTTTTACGAAAAAAGATTATGCAAACATTACTATGTTACACTCTTAAAAAGAACTCTGTTTGAAAGTGTGGTGAAATCTAAGGGATCGTTTTCTATATGGTAAACCATGTTTCAGAAAACAGATGAAGCCTAactttttgcatgttttttaaattgtattggTTTGTCTCAGATGTTTTAGCACCTTTCTGAATGAGGGAATGTGGGCGCTGTCTGAAGACGTAACATACCCCTCAGCTCTAGACATGGTAAGTTCGTAGAATCCTCACAGTCTTTTTTCCTGTAATATTataattagttttctttttcatttgtatttcccCAATAAATATCCTTTCTGGTATTTACAtttcgttttccttttcttcaagTTGAGcgaatgtgaaaaaaaagttgcgGCTTACAGTTCCAAAATTTACGGTAGATATAACAAATTCCATGTTTATTAGCATCGCGAGCTTCTTTGTCCCTCTACTCAATTCATTACTTGtaagtaaaatgatttttctagGGCGGCGCGAATATCAACTTCAAAACTTCTTTCTCCATCCCTTACGACCCTTAGAAAAGCAGACGAAAAATAATAGTCATAATTTATGACTATTTACAAGAAACAAAGATTTCTGgtcattaaataattaatactCTCGGCTCTCATCACGCTCCTTTGAGCGGAGTAAATCAAGTTAATATTGAGTTGAACGCACACGCTTCCCTCTGGGTCGTCTGTCCGCGCTCGGATTCAAGCATTCGGTACTTGGAGGACTGGATCTAGTCCCCTTCTGACTACGATGGCTTGTTAGAAAAGACTTGGTACGAAGTGGCTCGACTCTTGGACACTTCTCCAGACATCGCTCTGCAGTCCCGGCAGAACACGTTGATGTTACGTCTATAGTCATGAAATCCACACAGGTCTACCCCCCTTTGTGGGGCCCACTTCCACCAAATGTGTCTCTTCGCTATGGCGCTCCCGCCTGATTGCGAGAGGAAACCGTCGTTCGTGCTGAATGACAGTCACGCGAGGCAAGCATGAACGTTGTATATCCATAGCAGGAAAGATGCCCCCTACCTACCTTCCCTGCCCCGCTTCAACGCCGGGGTAACCGTGACTTATCTTGAACTCTCGCTCTTGTCAGCATATGTAACTCTTTATTAAGACTCTGCAATTCAAGCCCTGCTTTGATTTTCATTGCAATCTGAATTTTTTCTACCAGTAGTCAGGTAAATTCTGTATTGCACTTTATACCTGTAATTATCACCTCTCTATACTTGATTAATTACTGTAATACTCAATGTACTTCCGTTTCGCTGATTCCATTTTCAAACTGGTTAAGACTTATTGTATGTGTCTGGATCTCTTTCGCTTATTGTCTCTGCATTCAAAATGTGTGTTTCAGGACAATTGCATCATAAAAGCAATTTGTATTTGGGGAATATTTGGAGCAGGCATTAAGCTTTTTAATAGTCACGATAAAAAGCATAACAcgttagaaaaaaaaccccactacTAAATCAATATCACCAATTAGTTGCGACTTAGTAATGACTTACTCTTGATTCTTGTGAGTCGCGTCTTCCGCGCCCGTACGTGCTTACTAGATTAGCATCTACACGGTGTGTTCCCATACTGGCCTGAAGGTTACTCACTACTCCCCcctataaataattaaacaatgtGAGTAACGATGATATTGTGACACGACAATTAAACTATGACGTTTACGCGACGACGTGCAGATGGtgacgatgattgatgatgctGAATGCTGTCGATCGATGTGTTTTGATTTGCCTCTGTGATCCAGTCACTTTATTTCTCTTGATAAGACAGACGGCGAAACTTGAAGGAACAAGTATACCAATAACGATCGTATGAACAATCACTTCCTCAACCAGATTGTTTCTGCCGAGTAACTGCGTGCTTTTTGTCGATTTGGAATTCCAATtccataatcatcatcaaatcaTCACGTCGCTCATATCGCACCTCCATCatatcatcatatcatcattcATCGTCATCACTCTCATCAATCATAATAGCAGACAGCAGCAGCGCAGCAGGGAGCAGCGCAGCAGCCGCCAGCAAGCAAGCAATCAGCATCAATCTCATCATATTCTAACACATACCATAAACAAACTCAGCCATACCAGAGACTATTGCATGAACGTGATTTAATAATTCATCAGCGTGAGACAAACCGcatcaacaacacaaataatTACAAGTACTTGTCTTCTCAGTTTCTCCTGCAGCATCGCGAAATAGGTTGGAATATCCGGCACCTGCCTAATATACTGAAGGAATTGTCCTTCCCAAAGCGACCACAGCACCGTGGATTCGCCACGATTTCTTCTTCTAACTCAGGGTAGAGGTCATAGTGTATTCGTTATTTATCTATCACACCGTCCTtagtgtatttttatattatctaTGACACCTTCTAGATGTAGTATCGTGTAAGCATTGTCAACCAACCCGTCAATAATGTAATAATCTCTAATCTCATCACACTTGTGTCGTCGAGTCTTATCCTTTTGAGATTTACACAGAATAAATTTTGCACGCTTTTGACACTTTCGATTTCAGGTGTGGTCTACATCATCCGTCGGCACCACAGATCAACTCTTACTGCCCAGCTCCTGAAGCACTGGGTCGGAGGGCTTGTCCCACGCGCAACCGGGGACCCCGGGCACTCACCCCAATTTCTGCTATAACAACAAGGCGGGGGACTCGGCACTCAAGTACGGTCAGGAAGATCCTGACAGGGAAATACTCCATCCTTTTTTTGATGAGCATCAGGTATCGACATGCCGCACGACGTGTCACCTTTTCACCAGCTCAAGTGCTGACGAAGAACTGGTGAAACGCAGGGGCGCGACGTACGGGCAAGGCCAATACCTTGCTCCCCGCATGCTAGGTTAGGCTGGATGTATTTTAAGAATAGATTAAACTCAAACCAGCGACCACCTCCGATATATCACTCAGGCAGAATCAAAACTGCCATCATTATACTATTCTCGTATCATCATACTCCTCGAGCatgaacacaaagaataaaatggtAAAATTACCAAGCTTGATACCGCTTTTACTAACATACGTTGACTTGCAATGCTTGTCGTACAGCATTTTTCACGCAAGTCTACGAAAACATTttgatcttatttttaaaagcttggTAAGCATGCGTATGAACCAGCGGCAGGGTGTTGTTTCTATGTGGGCGTCGCGCCATCAGTGCTGGGGGTCCAAGGGACTCTCGGTACTCGTCAGCAAGCCCTTGGCAAGGAGAACTCTGCGTTTGTGGGCCGCATAGTCACGGTCTTCACCGTTGCGCATAGCGTTACCTTATCAAGTCAGATCGTGCCACAATGCGCTTGGACCCGAAGCCATGATACTCCTCACCCTCTCGTCTTCCCACGATGTCGTCTCACCTTGCCCGCATCTGCGACAACGGCCAAAGAATAGTGACCTCGGTACTCTTGCACCTGTCTTCACCGATCATAATGCACTCCCACTCCACGTTAGATAATATCAACACTAAAAGGACATCACAAGCCATttcaatacacacacaaaatacatacaacacacactTAACACCTCTACCCTTCCTCAACCACCACACGTTATTCTACTGAGGAGTGCAGCTCTCGGTTCTGTACAATCGTCTTCTGAGTATTGCTATCGATCTTTCCGCCCCGGCATTCTCACGGACTGTAGACTATCACTCATTCACTGTACTCTCATCACATGCTATGTGGTTATATCGCgcaattattttgttgttatccaCGTGTTCGATACTCTCTCGACTAATACATGAAGTGTCTTCTTTTTAGGCTATGAAGCTGCTGGGCGAAACATAAAGAAGTTCACAGGGACCACACCAATATATAGGAAAATAATCAGAAGCCAGTTTCTGCGTGCCATGCACACCCTCTGAGAACGCGACAAGCCCTCCGAGGAGGTCTTGCTTCTCGCTTAACAGTGTTTCAGTGCCGAGGATTTCTATAGTGCCTATTGAGCGCGTGCTCAACGGTATGCGGCGTTGCAAGACACCCTAACCGTATGCCTTCCACCATGTCTCCTATAATCTCCTCATTTTCTCCTGCAATGTACAGCTATCAAGGCCGCGCCCGAGCACCCTGCTCTGTCTCTAGTCTACCGGATCTCACGCTCCTTAGTTATTTCTTTACCTAACCCCCCACTCATCCCAACCCGTCACACTTCGCATTTAGTCACGTGCCCCTGACCTGATTTAACCACACATAGTTATCCTATCACTTTGTGAGTCGGTCTGCCTTTACAAGTCTTAGGCGATTCTTTTCATAACGAGTTCCAACATTAGTTCGACTGCTATTTTCATTCCACTGGCTTTTAGATAGACGCGCGCCTCTAAGCTCACACCAATAAAGACATAGGCTAAGGCATGGCATCGTGGTGACTTAACGGCTTCCCGTTACGTCTTCACTAGTTTCACCTCCTTCGCGACTTGCATTCCTCTGTCTTTATCCTAAAACAGTTTTGTATCGTTTCAAAATGGTGTTTCTCTGCCTTTTCTAACATAATATCACGAGCCCAGGCAGACCAGGTCCGGTCTTTATTGCAGCAACTGCAACATGCTGGACCATAGACTGTCTTCACTCTCGCAGGTCCCTCCCCTTCCTTTCTTGCTGTATTTCTGCCCTCTCATCTATGCTGACCTTACAATCTACGCCGCGCCCCGCGGGTAGCATGAGGCGGCACATGTTGAAAGAGCGATACCTTCTCACAGTGTGCACATACGCTCCCTTAGTCATGATACGAGACTAAGCATCTTCTTTAAACTTTTCTACTCACCATGAACTTAGGCTACGTTCTCCGACTAGCCCGCTTCGAACCTCCGCGCTCTTCTTTTCTACTATGAGGTTTCGATCCTACATTCTCCTTGACTTCCGGCATCTTCGGCCATATTATACCACTCCTCATAATCTAGTATTCCCTCGTATGCCCTCCCGACCATGCCCGTGTAATCATAATATACTAACCTATAGAATGTCTCTCATACAGAACGTCCGCGACTCCACACTGAATTGCTGCCTACACATAGCACCGACTAGATGTTTTATTCCATCTCTATCTTCGGCAACTCACACTAGCACACTATGGGAGACAAAGGAGTATTTTACTTTTCAGACCTGAAAGACAATTAACGATGACACGATCCGTGTGTTGCGTCGGATCGTCCATTCATCAATGTAGTCACACGCATGCCACCACTTGCCATCCTACGCATACGTCCTAGAATCCACTTTTGGTAACACCTACAACCTACGCTATATCCGTTAGACGGCGTATTGTTCCATCCCAGCCGGATGATACGATTATGTCAGTGCCAATCAAATACCCACTCTAAAATATCTTTGTTCCACCTACACCACCCAGCCAGTAATTTCACATGCACCTTCATCATAACTGTGTATTGATAGTCTTCACTGTAACTTAATCGTTTAAtctattaagaaaaataaaaattacaaatccAAAACAAGCATaactataaaacaattttattttctttttccctttttaatcCCAAAATAAGTTCGTAAAAGCTAAGCATCAAAGAAAATCAACATCTGTCTCTTCTTTATGCATAGTTATTTCCACACtcatttgaaaaattttttccaaaaaatgcGCTAAAAGTTCCTTCGAAAAaatacaatctttaaaaaaattaaaattaaaaattaaaaaagaggtCTTGTGTCTTACACTGGGGCACTAACAATTGCACTTTCTAACACACATTCTGCTTTATCCAGACTTTTCCTTTAGCCTTAAGCATTTTAGCAGATAAGTTTTAAAACTGAACTGTGAATGACACAAAGGTCTTTTCATACGACGTAAAACGCAAATGCATTAACTGACATAACGTACAGCCACGCAACAGATTCGCCTGATGTTGTTCATGACTGAGCTTAACTTCAGTCAGTACTTTCAACTGAAGGTTTTGTAAACTTGTTTAACCGGATTCAATAGCGGGCATTTATGCAACTGAAGGCCTCATGTGTAATGTATCATCGGTTGCTTGCGGCCGTTGCTTCCTGTTTGGTTTTTGCTTATTTGAAACCTTCGTCCTTATCTTCTGTAACAGCGCCGGTACCACACGGGTATCACCGAATTTTAGCAATACAACGAAGGTCGTACGAGTCAAAATGGTTAAGACTTTGGCCAACGAGGGGTTATTCTACGCTGCAGATATAATTAGTCCTATATATGCGGAGGTTATAATc
Coding sequences within:
- the LOC112573778 gene encoding aromatic amino acid aminotransferase DDB_G0287711-like; the protein is MEEAVNRCDSCKSGFVDYESLMSKSAKRIATPVLRVLQQYQTDTTNICMGGGSPDPATFPIAELQFKLKDGTVLQVDPDTLAAAGVQVDGLGGRERVWSTSSVGTTDQLLLPSS